Genomic segment of Primulina huaijiensis isolate GDHJ02 unplaced genomic scaffold, ASM1229523v2 scaffold38717, whole genome shotgun sequence:
GTGTCCAACCAGTGATATCAGGTCCATAGGCAATTCCAAATTTTCAGTACATTGCTCAAGTACTCTTCGATATCAAGTTTTGGTACAACGAGAAGAAATTGTCCTTTTTCAGGTGTTGCCGTAGGAGGTGGATGGCAACCTCTAGTTGCTTACATCAACTTGGCTTGTTATTACATTTTTGGTCTGCCTCTAGGATATGTTCTTGGTTATATGACTAATATGGGAGTGAAGGTAAATAATTTTGTGGATGACGATCCTTGTTAGTCCTACCGGCTACAATGACCACGCTGAGGTCTGTTATTTGTCACTGTCTATCATCTCGcttaagattttatgatttcAGGGACTTTGGGTAGGTATGATAGCCGGAACAGCTTTACAAACCTTACTGCTCTTGCTTGTGCTTTACACAACCAACTGGAATGAGGAGGTTAGTGCTGATGCTTCATGAATCATGACCGTTTATTTCTAGAAACAAGAAACAATCTTAGCGTAATGGTTTACTTAAAGGGAAaaggaaaacaaattttatgttGTCTGGAATTCAATTACTTTGCTTCGTCTCTGTATCGTGGAAAATATACGTGCAAGTCCGAAATCATGCAATGAAGGGCTATTAACCAAGCTATTAACTTTCCTACAGTTTTTGCAATTTAGTACTAGGTTTGCTGTTGAATTTTACCGATTTCGGTTAAGAGTATGAGTTCTTGCGGGTCGAACAGACCATGGAACGCATGCGGAAGCGGGGAGGGCAAGACATTTTAGCCTAGAAACTATGCAATGAAGGGCTTTCGATCAAGAACGTAGGACACTAAAATGCACGTTGGCTGCGAGCCGCGTTCTATTGTTACATCGCTGCTCATAAATTTAGGTTCATTCAACGAACGACAAAATTTGA
This window contains:
- the LOC140968904 gene encoding protein DETOXIFICATION 35-like; this translates as MSFGLGHPRDTKYCIYSVVFQSLLIGILYMIIILLTRNHFSIIFTNSKDMKRAVAHPEGNLAITMVLNSVQPVISGVAVGGGWQPLVAYINLACYYIFGLPLGYVLGYMTNMGVKGLWVGMIAGTALQTLLLLLVLYTTNWNEEFLRVEQTMERMRKRGGQDILA